A DNA window from Mesoplasma coleopterae contains the following coding sequences:
- a CDS encoding alpha/beta hydrolase family protein, producing the protein MRFKLFYKLLETTMGQTNKNKYYYPELRRMNKIMRKFYKTPQLQLKATDNLIPFNFETEDGVIISGMKYITDPNSKKWVVSLHWFAGHKYWALFEARPFIELGYNILVFDFRNHGDSENTDFVTMGASEVKDFRAAMKWLYENHKPETIGLIGMSMGGFTMQYGIVKYNEEFSKYNIKWAISDSYYGSIKTLLVHTRNVWLKNLVSYKKVGKSINKIIKNQIQDTDLDWNDLDVFKYYESDLKMIFPMFLMHCRNDNVTPFDDSMRLFVKRSVHSRDDEILIYDYSSHCLSLKHHYYQTVYRWLMFENKIMKDDEATERALKSLGISSEIIDNNFLEKYEVNTFYVNSTKNKKKGK; encoded by the coding sequence TTGCGATTTAAACTTTTTTATAAACTTTTAGAAACAACAATGGGTCAAACAAATAAAAACAAATATTATTATCCTGAATTAAGACGTATGAATAAAATTATGCGTAAATTCTATAAAACTCCTCAATTACAATTAAAAGCTACAGATAATTTAATCCCTTTTAATTTTGAAACTGAAGACGGTGTGATTATTTCAGGAATGAAGTACATTACTGATCCAAATTCTAAAAAATGAGTTGTTTCATTACATTGATTTGCTGGACATAAATATTGAGCTTTATTTGAAGCTAGACCATTCATTGAATTAGGTTATAACATTTTGGTATTTGATTTTAGAAACCATGGTGATTCAGAAAATACTGACTTTGTTACTATGGGAGCTAGTGAAGTTAAGGACTTTAGAGCTGCTATGAAATGATTATATGAAAACCACAAACCAGAAACAATAGGCTTAATTGGTATGAGTATGGGTGGATTTACAATGCAATATGGTATTGTAAAATACAATGAAGAATTTTCTAAATATAATATTAAATGAGCAATTTCAGATTCTTACTACGGAAGTATTAAAACGCTTTTAGTTCATACAAGAAATGTTTGATTGAAAAATCTTGTAAGTTATAAAAAAGTTGGTAAATCTATTAATAAAATTATTAAAAATCAAATTCAGGATACTGATTTGGATTGAAATGATTTAGATGTTTTTAAATACTATGAATCAGACTTGAAAATGATTTTTCCAATGTTTTTAATGCATTGTAGAAATGATAATGTAACTCCATTTGATGATTCAATGAGACTATTTGTTAAAAGATCAGTTCATTCCAGAGACGATGAAATTTTAATATATGATTACTCTTCTCATTGTTTATCATTAAAGCATCATTATTACCAAACAGTGTATCGTTGATTAATGTTTGAAAACAAAATAATGAAAGACGATGAAGCAACAGAAAGAGCGTTAAAAAGTTTAGGTATTAGCTCAGAAATTATTGATAATAATTTCTTAGAAAAATATGAAGTTAATACCTTCTATGTAAATTCAACAAAAAATAAGAAAAAGGGAAAGTAA
- a CDS encoding 23S rRNA (pseudouridine(1915)-N(3))-methyltransferase RlmH, which produces MNIKIICFGKLDKKFFIDSFNEYANRISKYANLQVIELKEEYQKEDIVNKNINSDLLLEKLKAFSDHEIICMDVSSKNYSTEEFTSIIENNKNLKQAKIAFIIGPSDGYSDKFLAQNFKKVSFGNITLPHQLFRVILAEQIYRAFKIMNNEKYHK; this is translated from the coding sequence ATGAATATTAAAATAATTTGTTTTGGTAAATTAGATAAAAAATTCTTTATTGATTCATTTAATGAATACGCAAACAGAATTTCCAAATATGCTAATTTACAAGTTATTGAACTTAAAGAAGAATATCAAAAAGAAGATATTGTGAATAAAAATATTAATTCTGATTTATTATTAGAAAAATTAAAAGCATTTTCTGATCATGAAATAATTTGTATGGACGTTAGTTCCAAAAATTATTCAACAGAAGAATTTACATCAATCATTGAAAACAATAAGAATTTAAAACAAGCAAAAATTGCATTTATTATAGGGCCAAGTGATGGTTATAGTGATAAATTTTTAGCACAAAATTTTAAAAAAGTTTCTTTTGGAAACATTACATTACCCCACCAGTTATTTAGAGTTATATTGGCAGAACAAATATATCGTGCCTTTAAAATAATGAATAATGAAAAATATCATAAATAA
- the tsaD gene encoding tRNA (adenosine(37)-N6)-threonylcarbamoyltransferase complex transferase subunit TsaD produces the protein MKILAIESSCDEFSISVIKDGTILTNIISSQIEQHVNFGGVVPELAARLHLENISWVIKSALESSNTKIEEIDHVAYTEKPGLIGSLIIGKLVAETIASYIDKPLMPLHHIEGHIYGASIENEFVYPVLAMVVSGGHTQIEIVNSPNEFEVIGATLDDAIGECYDKVARVMGLGYPGGPKIDKLAQKGNKEAFIFPISKNDDSYDFSYSGLKTAVINIIHNLTQKGEEIPVADIAASFQYAATKIVEKKLEKAIIQFKPKTLTVAGGVSANSEIRNIIMSLGKKYNISNTFVPKMEYCTDNAAMIAKLAYEKLKISN, from the coding sequence ATGAAAATATTAGCTATTGAATCAAGTTGTGATGAATTTTCAATTTCAGTTATTAAAGATGGAACAATATTAACTAATATTATTTCTTCTCAAATTGAACAACATGTTAATTTTGGTGGTGTTGTACCTGAATTAGCTGCAAGATTACATTTGGAAAATATATCTTGAGTAATCAAATCTGCACTTGAATCTTCAAATACAAAAATTGAAGAAATTGATCATGTTGCATATACTGAAAAACCTGGTTTAATAGGTTCTTTAATCATAGGTAAATTAGTTGCTGAAACTATCGCTAGTTATATTGATAAACCATTAATGCCATTACATCATATTGAAGGACATATTTATGGAGCTTCAATTGAAAATGAGTTTGTTTATCCAGTACTAGCTATGGTTGTTAGTGGAGGACATACGCAAATTGAAATCGTTAACTCACCTAATGAATTTGAGGTGATAGGTGCAACTCTTGATGATGCTATTGGTGAATGTTATGACAAGGTAGCTAGAGTAATGGGATTAGGCTATCCTGGTGGACCAAAAATTGACAAATTGGCTCAAAAAGGAAATAAAGAAGCTTTTATATTTCCTATATCTAAAAATGATGATAGTTATGACTTTTCATATTCAGGCTTAAAAACAGCAGTTATTAATATTATTCATAATTTAACTCAAAAAGGTGAAGAAATACCAGTCGCAGATATTGCTGCTAGTTTTCAATATGCAGCAACAAAAATAGTTGAGAAAAAACTAGAAAAAGCAATTATTCAATTTAAGCCAAAAACATTAACAGTAGCTGGTGGTGTTAGTGCTAATAGTGAAATTAGAAACATAATAATGTCATTAGGAAAAAAATATAATATATCAAACACATTTGTTCCAAAGATGGAATATTGTACAGATAATGCAGCAATGATAGCAAAATTGGCATATGAAAAATTGAAAATTAGTAATTAA
- the ffh gene encoding signal recognition particle protein, translating to MAFGDFLTKRMKKSMEKNIKKSTLTEENIQETLREIRLALLEADVNVEVVKELISKIKEKTVGEYIQEGVTSHQQMLKIVHEELINILGTEKAPLNLSKKPSVIMMVGLQGSGKTTSSSKLAHFLAKKETKKPLLVGLDIYRPGAIDQLVELGNKNNIPVFEQGKQSPLKTAKQALEFAEKNGHDVVILDTAGRLQIDKELMNELNDLRKLTSPNETLLVVDGMIGQEIINVTNEFNNQLKLTGVIVTKLDGDARGGATLSIRYMTKLPIKFIGEGEGVSALAPFYPKRMADRILGMGDIETLFEKVVDNIDERSMQKTMKRMFMGQFDLEDLRNQLVQVSKMGNIGGIMKMMPGAKISENQITDAQRKLVVFSILMDSMTLKERREPKLLKSLTRKNRIISGSGRTEKELNELINSFEKGKKQVLEMAKMMKSGRMPGMPGMGKGGFGF from the coding sequence ATGGCATTTGGAGATTTTTTAACTAAACGAATGAAAAAATCAATGGAGAAAAATATCAAAAAATCTACATTGACTGAAGAAAATATTCAAGAAACACTTCGTGAAATACGATTAGCTTTATTAGAAGCTGACGTTAACGTTGAAGTTGTAAAAGAATTAATTAGTAAAATAAAAGAAAAAACAGTAGGTGAATATATTCAAGAAGGTGTTACATCACACCAACAAATGTTGAAAATAGTTCATGAAGAATTAATTAATATTTTAGGAACTGAAAAAGCACCTTTAAACCTTTCTAAAAAGCCTTCTGTTATTATGATGGTTGGTTTACAAGGTTCAGGGAAAACTACTTCATCATCTAAATTAGCACATTTCTTAGCTAAAAAAGAAACTAAGAAACCTTTATTAGTAGGGTTAGATATCTACAGACCAGGGGCTATTGATCAATTAGTTGAATTAGGTAATAAAAATAATATCCCAGTTTTTGAACAAGGAAAACAATCACCATTGAAAACAGCAAAACAAGCATTAGAATTTGCTGAAAAAAATGGGCATGATGTTGTTATTTTAGATACTGCTGGACGTTTACAAATTGATAAAGAATTAATGAATGAATTAAATGACTTAAGAAAACTAACATCACCAAATGAAACTTTATTAGTTGTTGATGGAATGATTGGTCAAGAAATTATTAATGTAACTAATGAATTTAACAATCAATTAAAATTAACAGGGGTTATTGTAACTAAATTAGATGGAGATGCTCGTGGGGGAGCTACATTATCAATTAGATACATGACTAAATTACCAATTAAATTTATTGGTGAAGGAGAGGGTGTTTCTGCACTTGCTCCATTCTATCCAAAAAGAATGGCTGATAGAATTCTTGGAATGGGTGATATTGAAACTCTTTTTGAAAAAGTTGTTGATAATATTGATGAACGTTCAATGCAAAAAACCATGAAACGTATGTTTATGGGTCAATTTGATTTGGAAGATTTAAGAAATCAATTAGTTCAAGTATCAAAAATGGGGAACATTGGTGGAATCATGAAAATGATGCCTGGTGCTAAAATTTCAGAAAATCAAATAACTGATGCACAAAGAAAATTAGTTGTATTTTCAATTTTAATGGATTCAATGACATTAAAAGAAAGAAGAGAACCTAAATTATTAAAATCATTGACTAGAAAAAATAGAATTATTAGTGGATCAGGGCGTACTGAAAAGGAATTAAATGAATTAATTAACTCATTTGAAAAAGGTAAAAAACAAGTTCTTGAAATGGCTAAAATGATGAAAAGTGGACGTATGCCAGGAATGCCTGGAATGGGTAAAGGAGGATTTGGTTTTTAA
- the asnS gene encoding asparagine--tRNA ligase, with protein sequence MDIKFLYDNHETLKEQKVTIIGRVRSNRQGKAVSFMVLNDGTVLNDLQVVYKPETIGFEDGTKARVSSIVEIEGILIPTPTRPQPFEINATSVVLLDQAVEDYPLQKKEHSPEFLREISHLRARTKTFQAIFRIRSTAAFAIHKFFQENNYVYVTTPIITSNDAEGAGEQFVVTVNEDKDYANDFFGKKASLTVSGQLNGESFAQAFKNIYTFGPTFRAENSHTTKHASEFWMIEPEVAFADINDNIQLMQDMLKSVVGYVLEKNMTELEFLQEQLEPGLIDKITGIVNAEFKVNTYEEVLETLHKAIENGHKFEENNIQFGLDLGTEHERFICEEVNKCPTFVINYPKDIKSFYMKQNDDGKTVAAVDLLVPGIGELCGGSEREANLDKILERCEFYGINPEELDWYIGLRKYGFYKSAGFGLGFERLIMYITGASNIRDVIPFPRTPKTLLY encoded by the coding sequence ATGGACATTAAATTTTTATATGATAACCATGAAACTTTAAAAGAACAAAAAGTAACAATTATTGGTAGAGTTAGATCAAATCGACAAGGTAAAGCAGTTAGCTTTATGGTTTTAAATGACGGAACAGTTTTAAATGACTTACAAGTTGTTTACAAACCAGAAACAATTGGTTTTGAAGATGGTACTAAAGCTAGAGTTAGTTCAATTGTTGAAATTGAAGGTATTCTAATTCCAACTCCAACAAGACCACAACCATTTGAAATTAATGCGACATCAGTTGTTTTATTAGATCAAGCGGTTGAAGATTACCCGCTACAAAAAAAAGAACATTCTCCTGAATTTTTAAGAGAAATTTCGCATTTAAGAGCAAGAACAAAAACTTTCCAAGCAATTTTTAGAATTCGTTCAACAGCTGCTTTTGCAATTCACAAATTCTTTCAAGAAAATAATTATGTTTATGTAACTACACCAATCATTACATCAAATGATGCTGAAGGTGCAGGAGAACAATTTGTTGTAACTGTTAATGAAGATAAGGATTATGCAAATGATTTCTTTGGTAAGAAAGCTAGTTTAACTGTTTCAGGGCAATTAAACGGTGAATCATTTGCTCAAGCATTTAAAAACATTTATACATTTGGTCCTACTTTTAGAGCTGAAAACTCACATACAACAAAACATGCTTCAGAATTCTGAATGATTGAACCAGAAGTGGCATTTGCTGATATTAATGACAATATTCAATTAATGCAAGATATGTTAAAAAGTGTTGTTGGCTATGTTTTAGAAAAAAACATGACTGAATTAGAATTCTTACAAGAACAATTAGAACCAGGATTAATTGATAAAATAACTGGTATAGTAAATGCTGAATTCAAAGTTAATACATATGAAGAAGTTTTAGAAACTTTACATAAAGCTATTGAAAATGGTCACAAATTTGAAGAAAACAACATTCAATTTGGACTAGACTTAGGTACAGAACATGAAAGATTTATTTGTGAAGAAGTAAATAAGTGTCCAACATTTGTTATTAACTATCCAAAAGATATAAAATCATTCTATATGAAACAAAATGATGATGGTAAAACAGTTGCTGCTGTAGATTTACTAGTTCCTGGAATTGGTGAATTATGTGGTGGAAGTGAACGTGAAGCCAACTTAGATAAAATTCTTGAAAGATGTGAATTCTATGGCATTAATCCTGAAGAATTAGACTGATATATTGGATTAAGAAAATATGGATTTTACAAATCAGCTGGATTTGGTTTAGGATTTGAAAGATTAATTATGTACATTACAGGTGCTTCAAATATTAGAGATGTTATTCCATTCCCAAGAACACCAAAAACATTATTATACTAA
- a CDS encoding HAD family hydrolase: protein MKLTNIKLIATDLDGTILEHGKISNQFDLEMLKKVSEQGVHVAVVTGQGWSSGSVRAKMFDVDKHSNISIFSNGSVISRVSSFEPTYCETIDIELVKEFMQKMFELNIPTLAYTKIPAHAYWNKLDINVKSLKERNWVDKYDIEAVDVETFENYQDVIQFMIFVEEQEEAAMLEWFETTNKSTVLNKMRSNVESTPIYEFINVNASKGNGVLKLAELLNVKLDEILIFGDNMNDISMFEVIPNSVAMGNSVPAIKKIAKYETDTNLNGGVGKFIEKYVLKGE from the coding sequence ATGAAATTAACTAATATTAAATTAATTGCAACAGATTTAGATGGAACTATTTTAGAACATGGAAAAATTTCAAATCAATTCGATTTAGAAATGTTAAAAAAAGTTTCTGAGCAAGGTGTTCATGTAGCGGTAGTTACAGGGCAAGGTTGATCAAGTGGATCAGTTAGAGCTAAAATGTTTGATGTAGATAAGCATTCAAATATTTCAATTTTTTCAAATGGTTCTGTTATTTCAAGAGTATCATCATTTGAACCAACTTATTGTGAAACAATTGATATTGAGTTAGTTAAAGAATTTATGCAAAAAATGTTTGAATTAAACATTCCTACATTAGCATATACAAAAATACCAGCTCATGCTTATTGAAATAAACTTGATATTAATGTTAAGTCTTTAAAGGAAAGAAACTGAGTTGATAAATATGATATAGAAGCAGTTGATGTTGAAACATTTGAAAATTATCAAGATGTAATTCAATTTATGATATTTGTTGAGGAACAAGAAGAAGCTGCTATGCTTGAATGATTTGAAACAACTAATAAATCCACAGTCTTGAATAAAATGAGAAGTAATGTAGAGTCAACACCAATTTACGAGTTTATAAATGTAAACGCAAGTAAAGGTAATGGTGTATTAAAATTAGCGGAGCTATTAAATGTTAAATTAGATGAAATTTTAATTTTCGGAGATAACATGAATGACATTAGCATGTTTGAAGTTATTCCAAATTCAGTTGCAATGGGTAATTCAGTACCTGCAATTAAAAAAATAGCTAAATATGAAACTGATACTAACCTAAACGGTGGTGTTGGTAAATTTATAGAAAAATATGTATTAAAAGGAGAATAA
- a CDS encoding DHH family phosphoesterase: MTIYKQIKEVIEKYDKIIILRHIVPDGDAYGSQLGLKELIKTNYPNKEVYAFGEEIGYLKHAGTPDVFTDEAIFKDALVIVTDCGNVERIDNQNYDKGAFLLKIDHHPDATPYGDLSWVDVNYTSASEMVGDLAVNNNWEITPVAARVIYHGICTDSGRFLFGGITPRTFEVCARLIETGFDVFEMYKTMYKRSFPVLALQSELIASAKVTDHKVGYVILTDELMKKYNLSYDENGKFSNLLKDIEGIDIWITFSIREDGKWRVEFRSNGIAVNELAVKWGGGGHKMAAGAIINNLDEAMQIVEDANQIIIDNE; encoded by the coding sequence ATGACAATTTATAAACAAATAAAAGAAGTTATTGAAAAATATGACAAGATAATTATTTTAAGACATATTGTTCCAGATGGAGATGCTTATGGTTCACAATTAGGATTAAAAGAATTAATTAAAACAAATTACCCAAATAAGGAAGTTTATGCATTTGGTGAAGAAATTGGATATTTAAAACATGCTGGAACACCTGATGTTTTTACAGACGAAGCAATATTTAAGGACGCATTAGTAATTGTTACTGATTGTGGTAATGTTGAAAGAATTGATAATCAAAATTATGATAAGGGTGCATTTTTACTAAAAATTGATCACCACCCAGATGCAACACCATATGGAGATCTATCATGAGTTGATGTAAATTATACAAGTGCAAGTGAAATGGTTGGAGATTTAGCTGTTAATAATAACTGAGAAATAACACCAGTTGCAGCTAGAGTAATTTATCATGGTATTTGTACTGATAGTGGAAGATTTTTATTTGGGGGAATAACACCGAGAACTTTTGAAGTATGTGCTAGATTAATTGAAACTGGTTTTGATGTTTTTGAAATGTATAAAACAATGTACAAACGTTCATTCCCGGTTTTAGCTTTACAATCAGAGTTAATAGCATCAGCTAAAGTAACTGATCATAAAGTTGGATATGTTATCTTAACTGATGAGTTAATGAAAAAATATAATTTAAGTTATGATGAAAATGGTAAATTTTCAAACTTATTAAAAGATATTGAAGGAATTGACATTTGAATTACTTTCTCAATCAGAGAGGACGGAAAATGAAGAGTTGAATTCCGTTCAAATGGTATTGCTGTTAATGAATTAGCTGTTAAATGAGGTGGAGGTGGTCACAAAATGGCTGCTGGAGCAATCATTAACAACTTAGATGAAGCAATGCAAATTGTTGAAGATGCAAATCAAATAATAATTGATAATGAATAG
- a CDS encoding PH domain-containing protein, translated as MDNKEYLSKLGIYNFDKYELINKKEFHEVEKYFLSDEFVIDIIVGEINAFAHMVLLTNKRLFTISKFIQTASQIKQYGLEQIEDVKLGVLGDIADLTMIFKNGNIFKIDYLHTQDAQKFGYNISKMYEEFIKSL; from the coding sequence ATGGACAACAAAGAATACTTAAGTAAATTAGGAATTTACAATTTTGATAAATATGAATTAATAAATAAAAAAGAATTTCATGAAGTTGAAAAATATTTTTTATCTGATGAATTCGTTATAGATATTATTGTGGGAGAAATAAATGCTTTTGCACATATGGTTTTACTAACAAACAAAAGACTATTTACAATAAGCAAGTTTATTCAAACAGCAAGTCAAATTAAACAATATGGCTTAGAACAAATAGAAGATGTAAAATTAGGTGTACTTGGTGATATTGCAGATCTAACTATGATTTTCAAAAACGGAAATATCTTTAAAATTGACTATTTACATACACAAGATGCACAAAAATTTGGTTATAACATTTCAAAAATGTATGAAGAATTTATTAAATCGTTATAA
- the leuS gene encoding leucine--tRNA ligase, producing MEFSHKAIEKKWKKYWEENNTNKTTNTSDKKSYVLDMFPYPSGAGIHVGHVKGYTATDVFSRYKRMNGYDVLHPMGWDAFGLPAEQYALKTGNDPIDFTLENIKTFKRQLKMMGFSYDFDKEISTANPNYYKITQWIFNQLYKKGLAENRDVEVNWCQELGTVLANDEIIEKDGLMVSERGEHPVTKRKMRQWVLKITEYADRLLEGLDELEWNSSIKDLQRNWIGKSTGVELDFLVNDIKVPVFTTRIDTIYGVSYIVLAPEHEQVLNITTAEQLSEVQTYIELAKNKSEIDRKDESKPKTGVFTGSYAINPHTGELVQVWVSDYVLANYGTGAVMAVPAHDKRDWEFATKFNLEKKFVIESKTDEKAFVGEGKIINSDILNGMDKKQAIETMTKIAVEQGWGREQTNYKLRDWLFSRQRFYGEPFPVLYEPNQEITLIEDLPVELPRITNIKPSGTGESPLANVEEWVNVEINGVKYRRETNTMPQSAGSSWYYLAYILADGENEFIDIDSAEAKKRFEKWMPVDLYVGGQEHAVGHLLYARFWNYVLYDLGITSVKEPFKQLFNQGMILGPDGRKMSKSWGNVINPDDIVSTHGADSLRLYEMFMGPLDASLPWSEDGLDSALKWIHRAYRMVVSTELTDVNDTKLDFVYNDVVKNVSEMIESLKFNTAISQLMIFVNAVYKHEGPVYRPYIEGFVKMLSIYAPFIGEELWEKLGHAPSITKQAWPVFDPSKLVSNTVVIALQINGKLRATIEVEKGTIKDKLLELAKKHENIISYIKDKEIINEIAVVDRIVNIVIK from the coding sequence ATGGAATTTTCACATAAAGCGATCGAAAAGAAATGAAAAAAATATTGAGAAGAAAATAATACAAACAAAACAACTAATACATCAGATAAAAAATCATATGTATTAGATATGTTCCCATACCCAAGTGGAGCAGGTATTCATGTTGGTCACGTTAAAGGATATACTGCAACTGATGTTTTTTCTCGTTATAAAAGAATGAATGGATATGATGTTTTACATCCAATGGGTTGAGATGCCTTTGGATTACCAGCAGAACAATATGCATTAAAAACAGGTAATGATCCAATTGATTTCACTTTAGAAAATATTAAAACATTTAAACGCCAATTAAAAATGATGGGATTTAGTTATGACTTTGATAAAGAAATTTCAACAGCTAACCCAAACTACTACAAAATAACTCAATGAATATTTAATCAACTGTATAAAAAAGGTTTAGCAGAAAATCGTGATGTTGAAGTTAACTGATGTCAAGAATTAGGAACTGTTCTAGCTAATGATGAAATTATTGAAAAAGATGGATTAATGGTTAGTGAACGTGGAGAACATCCAGTAACTAAACGTAAAATGCGTCAATGAGTTTTAAAAATTACAGAATATGCTGATCGTTTATTAGAAGGATTAGATGAACTAGAATGAAATAGTTCAATTAAAGATTTACAAAGAAATTGAATTGGTAAATCAACTGGTGTTGAATTAGACTTTTTAGTTAATGATATTAAAGTTCCTGTCTTCACTACCAGAATAGATACTATTTATGGAGTTAGTTATATTGTTTTAGCTCCAGAACATGAACAAGTATTAAATATTACAACTGCTGAACAATTAAGTGAAGTTCAAACTTATATTGAACTAGCAAAAAACAAATCAGAGATTGATCGTAAAGATGAATCAAAACCAAAAACTGGAGTATTCACTGGAAGTTATGCAATTAATCCTCACACTGGTGAGTTAGTTCAAGTATGAGTAAGTGATTATGTATTAGCCAACTATGGAACTGGTGCTGTTATGGCTGTGCCTGCTCATGATAAAAGAGATTGAGAGTTTGCAACTAAATTTAACTTAGAGAAAAAATTTGTCATTGAAAGCAAAACTGATGAAAAAGCTTTTGTTGGAGAAGGTAAAATTATCAACTCAGACATTCTAAATGGAATGGATAAAAAACAAGCTATTGAAACTATGACAAAAATTGCTGTTGAACAAGGTTGAGGAAGAGAACAAACAAACTATAAACTAAGAGACTGATTATTCTCACGTCAAAGATTTTATGGTGAACCATTCCCAGTCTTATATGAACCAAACCAAGAAATTACTTTAATTGAAGATTTACCAGTAGAACTACCAAGAATTACAAACATTAAACCAAGTGGTACTGGAGAATCACCATTAGCTAATGTTGAAGAATGAGTTAATGTAGAAATTAATGGTGTTAAATACAGAAGAGAAACAAATACAATGCCTCAATCTGCAGGATCAAGTTGATATTACTTAGCTTATATCTTAGCTGATGGAGAAAATGAATTTATTGACATTGATAGTGCAGAAGCTAAAAAACGTTTTGAAAAATGAATGCCAGTTGATTTATATGTTGGTGGACAAGAACATGCAGTTGGTCATTTGCTATATGCAAGATTTTGAAACTATGTATTATATGATCTAGGAATTACTTCAGTTAAAGAACCATTTAAACAATTATTCAATCAAGGAATGATTTTAGGACCAGATGGTAGAAAAATGTCTAAGTCATGAGGAAATGTAATTAATCCTGATGATATTGTTTCAACACATGGTGCTGATAGTTTAAGATTATATGAAATGTTCATGGGGCCATTAGATGCTTCTTTACCATGAAGTGAAGATGGTTTAGATTCTGCTTTAAAATGAATTCATAGAGCTTATAGAATGGTTGTTTCTACTGAACTAACTGATGTAAATGATACTAAATTAGACTTTGTTTATAATGATGTAGTTAAAAATGTAAGTGAAATGATTGAATCATTAAAATTTAATACAGCAATATCACAATTAATGATATTTGTTAATGCAGTTTATAAACATGAAGGACCAGTATATCGTCCTTACATTGAAGGGTTTGTAAAAATGCTAAGTATTTATGCTCCATTCATTGGAGAAGAATTATGAGAAAAACTAGGACATGCTCCTTCAATTACAAAACAAGCTTGACCAGTCTTTGATCCAAGTAAATTAGTTTCAAACACAGTTGTTATTGCTTTACAAATTAATGGTAAATTAAGAGCTACTATTGAAGTAGAAAAAGGAACTATTAAAGATAAATTATTAGAATTAGCTAAGAAACACGAGAATATTATTAGCTATATTAAGGATAAAGAAATTATTAATGAGATTGCTGTTGTTGATAGAATTGTTAACATTGTAATTAAATAA
- a CDS encoding MurR/RpiR family transcriptional regulator — MRSFLAKLSTIEENNLTTRELIIVDYIKTNSKQIVEENIKIDELARRAKTGFSAIYNLLKKMNIDGYRDFMICLANDVEHAELNIAKNDENVANGYINLIKQNYTLIKKANLVKTINLIDSSPRIIVCYWEAVLRGPAMDLSNFFYNQGLNVTLLDSDWDSINNRIKNTQTNDLYIFVTKYGTSTHLAKVIEAIKKQKGKSIFISGKVPSKDVELNASLVHTLIVDGVEINDDNVLISKSLPFHYFNDLLIYHYLNSEKK, encoded by the coding sequence ATGAGATCTTTTTTAGCAAAATTATCAACAATTGAGGAAAATAATTTAACTACACGTGAATTAATTATTGTTGATTACATTAAAACCAATTCAAAACAAATAGTAGAAGAAAACATTAAGATTGATGAATTAGCAAGACGTGCAAAAACAGGGTTTAGTGCAATTTATAACTTATTGAAAAAAATGAATATTGATGGATATAGAGACTTCATGATTTGTTTAGCAAACGATGTTGAACATGCAGAATTAAATATTGCAAAAAATGATGAAAATGTAGCTAATGGATACATTAATTTAATTAAGCAAAACTATACTTTAATTAAGAAAGCTAATTTAGTTAAAACAATTAATTTAATTGATTCTTCTCCAAGAATTATTGTTTGTTACTGAGAAGCAGTATTAAGAGGACCAGCAATGGATCTTTCAAACTTTTTCTATAATCAAGGTTTAAACGTAACTTTATTAGACTCTGACTGAGATTCAATTAACAATAGAATCAAAAATACTCAAACAAATGATTTATACATTTTTGTAACAAAATATGGAACATCAACTCACTTAGCAAAAGTTATTGAAGCAATTAAAAAACAAAAAGGTAAATCAATCTTTATTTCTGGTAAGGTGCCTTCAAAAGATGTTGAATTAAATGCAAGTTTAGTTCATACATTAATTGTTGATGGTGTTGAAATTAATGATGATAATGTTTTAATTTCAAAATCATTACCTTTCCATTACTTTAATGATTTATTAATTTACCATTACTTAAATAGTGAAAAAAAATAA